The Mycobacterium riyadhense sequence AATGGAGAACCGGTCAGCGCCGACGTCGAGCCCCGGATGCTGCTGGTGCATTTCCTGCGGGATCAGCTGCGGCTCACCGGAACTCACTGGGGCTGCGACACCAGCAACTGCGGAACGTGTGTGGTCGACGTGGACGAGGTTCCGGTGAAATCGTGCACCATGCTGGCCGTCATGGCATCCGGCCACAGCATCCGGACCGTGGAGGGGCTAGCGGGGCCGGACGGCTCCCTCGACCCGGTGCAGGAAGGTTTCATGCGATGCCACGGGCTGCAATGCGGTTTCTGCACACCGGGAATGATGATCACCGCCCGCGCCCTGCTGGACCGCAACCCCGACCCCGATGAGGCGACCATCCGGGAGGCCATCTCCGGCCAGATCTGCCGGTGCACCGGATACACAACCATCGTGCGGTCTATCCAATGGGCCGCGCAGCACCCCAAGACAGAGGCGGTCAGCTCATGACGACCATCGAGTCTCGTCCACCGTCACCCGAAGACACCGTCGACAACGACCAAAAGCCGTGTGGCCATGGCCGGATGCTGCGCAAAGAGGATCCCCGCTTCATCCGCGGCCGCGGCAAGTATGTCGACGACGTGTCGCTGCCGGGCATGCTGCACCTGGCGATCCTGCGCTCGCCGTACGCACACGCTCGCATCGTCAGCATCGATGGGACTGCGGCCCTTGCCCATCCGAAAGTCAAGGCGGTGGTGACCGGAGCGGCGCTGGCGGAGAAGGGTCTGGCCTGGATGCCGACGCTGTCCAACGACGTGCAGGCGGTGTTGGCCACCGACAAGGTGCGCTTCCAGGGCCAAGAGGTGGCGTTCGTCGTTGCCGAGGACCGGTATTCGGCGCGCGACGCGCTGGAGTTGATCGACGTCGAATACGACCCGCTGGATCCGGTCGTCGATGTGCGTAAAGCCCTTCATCCGTCCGCTCCGGTGATCCGCACCGACCTTGAAGGCAAGACCGACAACCACTGCTTCGACTGGGAGACCGGTGACGCGGCGGCGACGGACGCGGCCTTCGCGAAGGCCGACGTCGTGGTCAAGCAGGAGATCGTCTACCCCCGGGTGCACCCGGCGCCGATGGAAACCTGCGGTGCCGTAGCCGATTTGGACCCGGTCACCGGCAAGCTGACGCTGTGGACCACCTCCCAGGCGCCGCACGCCCATCGCACGGTGTACGCCTTGGTTGCCGGTCTGCCCGAGCACAAGATCCAGGTGATCTCACCCGATATCGGCGGCGGCTTCGGCAACAAGGTGCCGATCTATCCCGGCTATGTGTGTGCGATCGTGGGCTCGCTGTTGCTGGGCAAGCCGGTCAAGTGGATGGAGGATCGGAGCGAGAACCTGACCTCGACGG is a genomic window containing:
- a CDS encoding (2Fe-2S)-binding protein, which codes for MHVNMTVNGEPVSADVEPRMLLVHFLRDQLRLTGTHWGCDTSNCGTCVVDVDEVPVKSCTMLAVMASGHSIRTVEGLAGPDGSLDPVQEGFMRCHGLQCGFCTPGMMITARALLDRNPDPDEATIREAISGQICRCTGYTTIVRSIQWAAQHPKTEAVSS